A section of the Acanthopagrus latus isolate v.2019 chromosome 20, fAcaLat1.1, whole genome shotgun sequence genome encodes:
- the LOC119010003 gene encoding integrin alpha-M-like, with amino-acid sequence MMLFFLLFSSVLKAALCFNVDPVAWKSVTNNAAGFGYQVVQRGSDLLVSAPLEQSSPSERGTIYKCATSTASSSRLSCSKLPVALPEFAVNASLGLTMAVDPTQNTMVCGPTIRKDCQSITLYNGVCVQIDRYNRVGGPVPSSLEGCRAEADIAFLLDGSGSVARPDFERMKEFVKALVGSFVGKDTKFAIAQFSTSPYIHYYFDTFDINNWQYQINAIRQFSGLTYTAAAIRHVVDNVFTAGRGSRSNVKKVLIVITDGQSNDRSNLQDSANSAESKKIVRFAIGVGDAFTVAGAKAELETIASSPSQDHVFQVESFQALEKIRQNLQEKIFSIEGSQTSGATLKMEMCQEGFRAAYLPGGFQMSVVGANQWKGGFLQYTSTGMRGRPYVPDYMETDTYLGYSMAVANTREGPLTIVGGPRYKHRGVVITVEARGQVKKIDPHPWKYQSGEYFGAEVCAMDVDRDSFTDLVFISAPMFVDTDREGRVYVCELSGLTVDCHLYSPSVLRGAASDKGRFGSSLAVLPDLNRDGFSDLAVGAPLENDGQGSIYIFHGEGGGRISLSYSQRIAGPEVKSGLKFFGMSISQSSFDRSGDGLPDLAVGSKGTVVLLRSKPIVMVEAKVSFSPNQISTQNSDCVTPLGIIAKICFTITRHSEVEQARARINFTLTLDATWKVPNNRAYISEKQRVQTGSTDVILRQPPRCVNVNFFVEACPEDALNPLSNELKFTFDGLPSDTNLRPSLSQQAQTTTIHPLGFEINCGTDNKCVDQLKVDFNFTSSSIVKVGIDQLLNVTVSVENTGEDSYNSRVIVTYPYGLSYRKFTAVQGRIECSSLDSEDGLSRGKTDCTVDKPIFKSNTKAIFIISYGIETNSQLDKRISVTANATSGNLEHSSSSQFYKMQEIDVKYSIFVTMQSSLSYMNFAYGHNDLQKPFKQSIMVVNNIRELNLTVVIKVPIKLGAKDIWADSSSLQFPDCQPDKDEGPRVTDFVAQIKKDKIVGCSVATCKVFRCTRFMGKQETKTYDISANLSSGWIEQIGLQSAKFILTSTASLEYDNNQYLYFSTSSNNSPPVHKTEAEVEVYPEPDFTKEIVGGTLGGLALLALITAGLYKAGFFKSKYKEMIQNNAATDPGVDRGEPEPEA; translated from the exons ATGATGttgttctttcttctcttttcctcagtGTTAAAAGCTGCGCTCTGTTTCAATGTTGATCCTGTGGCCTGGAAGTCCGTCACCAACAATGCTGCAGGCTTTGGATACCAGGTGGTGCAGAGAGGATCAGA CTTACTAGTCAGTGCTCCTCTTGAACAGTCTTCACCCAGTGAACGGGGGACAATATATAAGTGCGCCACCTCCACCGCTTCAAGTTCTCGACTCTCCTGCAGCAAACTACCAGTTGCAC TGCCAGAATTTGCAGTCAACGCGTCCCTTGGTTTGACAATGGCAGTAGATCCCACACAAAACACTATG GTATGTGGTCCAACAATACGAAAGGACTGCCAAAGTATCACCTTGTACAACGGTGTCTGTGTTCAGATAGACCGTTATAATCGTGTTGGAGGTCCTGTGCCTTCTTCTCTTGAAg GGTGCCGGGCTGAAGCAGACATTGCATTTCTGCTGGATGGCTCCGGCAGCGTAGCAAGACCAGATTTTGAAAGAATGAAGGAATTTGTGAAAGCTCTGGTCGGGTCATTTGTGGGAAAAGACACAAAG TTTGCCATTGCCCAGTTCTCCACGAGCCCCTACATCCATTATTACTTTGATACGTTTGATATTAATAACTGGCAATATCAAATTAATGCAATAAGACAGTTTAGTGGATTGACTTACACAGCTGCTGCCATCAGACATGTTGT TGACAATGTCTTCACAGCAGGAAGAGGTTCCAGGTCAAATGTGAAGAAGGTTCTGATAGTCATTACAGACGGACAATCTAATGACCGGAGTAACTTACAAGACTCAGCAAATTCAGCTGAGAGTAAAAAAATTGTTCGATTTGCTATCGGG GTGGGGGATGCATTTACTGTAGCCGGTGCAAAAGCGGAACTGGAGACCATTGCATCTTCTCCCTCACAAGACCATGTGTTTCAAGTGGAGAGCTTTCAAGCACTTGAAAAAATAAGACAGAATTTGCAGGAGAAAATCTTCTCTATCGAAG GATCTCAAACAAGTGGAGCGacactgaaaatggaaatgtgtcaGGAGGGATTCAGAGCAGCTTATTTGCCTGgg GGATTTCAGATGAGTGTTGTTGGTGCCAACCAGTGGAAGGGAGGCTTCCTGCAATACACCAGCACTGGCATGAGAGGGAGGCCTTACGTGCCTGATTATATGGAGACTGACACTTATCTGG GTTACTCCATGGCAGTTGCCAACACGAGGGAAGGCCCACTGACAATTGTTGGTGGTCCGagatacaaacacagaggagttGTGATAACAGTTGAGGCAAGAGGACAAGTCAAAAAGATTGATCCCCATCCATGGAAG TATCAGAGCGGTGAATACTTTGGGGCAGAGGTTTGTGCCATGGATGTTGATCGTGACTCCTTCACTGACCTGGTCTTCATATCTGCCCCTATGTTCGTggacactgacagagagggaagagtTTACGTTTGTGAATTATCTGGTTTG ACTGTCGATTGCCACTTATATTCTCCATCAGTATTAAGAGGGGCCGCATCTGACAAAGGAAGATTTGGCTCTTCTCTTGCCGTGCTGCCTGATCTTAACAGGGATGGTTTCAGTGATTTGGCCGTTGGAGCTCCTTTGGAGAATGACGGTCAAGGCAGCATCTACATATTTCATggcgaaggaggaggaagaatcaGTCTTTCTTATTCACAG AGAATTGCTGGCCCTGAAGTCAAGTCAGGGCTGAAGTTCTTCGGCAtgtcaatcagtcagtcatcTTTTGACCGTAGTGGGGACGGTTTGCCCGACTTAGCGGTGGGTTCAAAGGGCACAGTTGTCTTACTCAG ATCAAAGCCCATAGTGATGGTGGAAGCTAAGGTGTCATTCAGCCCAAACCAAATCTCGACTCAGAACTCAGACTGTGTAACACCTTTGGGGATCATAGCTAAAATATGCTTCACCATAACCAGACACTCTGAAGTAGAACAAG CTCGAGCAAGGATTAACTTTACTTTAACACTGGATGCCACCTGGAAGGTCCCAAACAACCGAGCTTACATCAGTGAGAAACAACGAGTGCAGACCGGATCAACGGATGTTATCTTACGACAGCCTCCTCGGTGCGTTAATGTGAACTTCTTTGTTGAG GCTTGTCCAGAAGATGCTCTTAACCCACTCTCCAATGAGCTCAAATTCACATTTGACGGTTTGCCCTCTGACACAAATCTCAGACCAAGTCTCTCCCAGCAGGCTCAGACAACAACCATTCATCCT TTAGGGTTCGAAATCAACTGCGGCACTGACAACAAATGTGTAGACCAACTGAAAGTGGATTTCAACTTTACCAG CTCCTCAATTGTTAAAGTGGGCATTGATCAACTGTTGAATGTCACCGTCTCAGTGGAGAACACCGGGGAGGACTCTTACAACAGCCGTGTCATTGTGACATACCCATATGGACTCTCCTATAGGAAGTTTACAGCTGTGCAG GGAAGAATCGAGTGCAGCTCCCTGGACAGTGAAGATGGCTTGTCACGAGGGAAGACAGACTGCACTGTTGACAAGCCTATTTTCAAAAGCAACACTAAG GCGATCTTCATCATCTCCTATGGGATTGAAACCAATAGTCAACTTGACAAGAGGATTTCTGTCACTGCAAATGCTACCAG TGGGAATCTGGAGCACTCCAGCTCAAGCCAATTCTACAAAATGCAAGAGATTGATGTGAAGTACAGCATTTTTGTTACAATGCAAAG TTCCCTCAGCTACATGAATTTCGCATATGGACACAATGATTTgcagaaaccattcaaacaatCAATTATG GTTGTAAATAATATCAGAGAACTGAATTTAACTGTGGTGATCAAGGTGCCAATAAAGCTCGGTGCTAAAGACATCTGGGCGGATTCCAGCAGTTTGCAG TTTCCAGACTGCCAACCAGACAAAGATGAGGGACCTCGTGTCACAGACTTTGTAGCTCAAATAAAGAAAGATAAGATAGTG GGCTGCTCTGTTGCAACGTGCAAAGTGTTCAGGTGCACCAGGTTCATGGGAAAACAGGAGACAAAAACTTACGATATCTCTGCCAACCTTAGCTCTGGATGGATAGAGCAG ATTGGACTTCAATCTGCCAAATTCATCTTGACCAGCACTGCCAGTCTGGAGTACGACAACAACCAGTACTTGTACTTTTCAACATCGTCTAATAACAGCCCTCCTGTTCACAAG actgaggcagaggtggaggtgtaTCCTGAACCAGACTTTACTAAAGAGATTGTTGGAGGAACCCTCGGAGGGTTGGCATTACTGGCTCTGATTACCGCAGGCCTGTATAAG GCTGGATTTTTCAAGAGTAAATACAAGGAGATGATTCAAAATAATGCAGCAACAGATCCAGGGGTTGACAGAggtgaaccagaaccagaagcaTAA
- the LOC119010002 gene encoding integrin alpha-M-like yields the protein MDWKITATIFLSVLKAALCFNVDPVAWKSVTNNAAGFGYQVVQRGSDLLVSAPLEQSSPSERGTIYKCATSTASWSPFSCSKLPVALPEFAVNASLGLTMAVDPTQNTMVCGPTIPKDCQSITLYNGVCVQIDRYNRVGGPVPSSLEGCRAEADIAFLLDGSGSVARPDFERMKEFVKALVGSFVGKDTKFAIAQFSTNPYIHYYFDTFDINNWQYQINAIRQFSGLTYTAAAIRHVVDNVFTAGRGSRPKVKKVLIVITDGQSNDRSNLQDSANSAESKKIVRFAIGVGDAFTVAGAKAELETIASSPSQDHVFQVESFQALEKIRQNLQEKIFSIEGSQTSGATLKMEMSQEGFRAAYLPGGFQMSVVGANQWKGGFLQYTSTGMRGRPYVPDYMETDTYLGYSMAVANTREGPLTIVGGPRYKHRGVVMTVEARGQVKKIDPHPWKYQSGEYFGAEVCAMDVDRDSFTDLVFISAPMFVDTDREGRVYVCELSGLNVDCHLYSPSVLRGAASDKGRFGSSLAVLPDLNRDGFSDLAVGAPLENDGQGSIYIFHGEGGGRISLSYSQRIAGPEVKSGLKFFGMSISQSSFDRSGDGLPDLAVGSKGTVVLLRSKPIVMVEAKVSFSPNQISTQNSDCVTPLRIIAKICFTITRHSEVEQARARINFTLTLDATRKVPNNRAYISEKQRVQTGSTDVILGQPPRCVNVNFFVEACPEDALNPLSNELKFTFDGLPSDTNLRPSLSQQAQTTTIHPLGFEINCGTDNKCVDQLKVDFNFTSSSIVKVGIDQLLNVTVSVENTGEDSYNSRVIVTYPYGLSYRKFTAVQGRIECSSLDSEDGLSRGKTDCTVDKPIFKSNTKAIFIISYGIETNSQLDKRISVTANATSGNLEHSSSSQFYKMQEIDVKYSIFVTMQSSLSYTNFTYGHNDLQKPFKQSIMVVNDIRELNLTVVIKVPIKLGAKDIWVDSSSLQFPDCQPDKDEGPRVTDFVAQIKKDKIVGCSVATCKVFRCTRFMGKQETKTYDISANLSSGWIEQIGLQSAKFILTSTASLEYDNNQYIYFSTSSNNNPPVHKTEAEVEVYPEPDFTKEIVGGTLGGLALLALITAGLYKAGFFKSKYKQMIQDDAAADPGVDGDVPEPEA from the exons ATGGATTGGAAAATAACAGCTACCATATTCTTGTCAG tGTTAAAAGCTGCGCTCTGTTTCAATGTTGATCCTGTGGCCTGGAAGTCCGTCACCAACAATGCTGCAGGCTTTGGATACCAGGTGGTGCAGAGAGGATCAGA CTTACTAGTCAGTGCTCCTCTTGAACAGTCTTCACCCAGTGAACGGGGGACCATATATAAGTGCGCCACCTCCACCGCTTCATGGTCTCCATTCTCCTGCAGCAAACTACCAGTTGCAC TGCCAGAATTTGCAGTCAACGCGTCCCTTGGTTTGACAATGGCAGTAGATCCCACACAAAACACTATG GTATGCGGTCCAACAATACCAAAGGACTGCCAAAGTATCACCTTGTACAACGGTGTCTGTGTTCAGATAGACCGTTATAATCGTGTTGGAGGTCCTGTGCCTTCTTCTCTTGAAG GGTGCCGGGCTGAAGCAGACATTGCATTTCTGCTGGATGGCTCCGGCAGCGTAGCAAGACCAGATTTTGAAAGAATGAAGGAATTTGTGAAAGCTCTGGTCGGGTCATTTGTGGGAAAAGACACAAAG TTTGCCATTGCCCAGTTCTCCACAAACCCCTACATCCATTATTACTTTGATACATTTGATATTAATAACTGGCAATATCAAATTAATGCAATAAGACAGTTTAGTGGATTGACTTACACAGCTGCTGCCATCAGACATGTTGT TGACAATGTCTTCACAGCAGGAAGAGGTTCCAGGCCAAAAGTGAAGAAGGTTCTGATAGTCATTACAGACGGACAATCTAATGACCGGAGTAACTTACAAGACTCAGCAAATTCAGCTGAGAGTAAAAAAATTGTTCGATTTGCTATCGGG GTGGGGGATGCATTTACTGTAGCCGGTGCAAAAGCGGAACTGGAGACCATTGCATCTTCTCCCTCACAAGACCATGTGTTTCAAGTGGAGAGCTTTCAAGCACTTGAAAAAATAAGACAGAATTTGCAGGAGAAAATCTTCTCTATCGAAG GATCTCAAACAAGTGGAGCGacactgaaaatggaaatgtctCAGGAGGGATTCAGAGCAGCTTATTTGCCTGGG GGATTTCAGATGAGTGTTGTTGGTGCCAACCAGTGGAAGGGAGGCTTCCTGCAATACACCAGCACTGGCATGAGAGGGAGGCCTTACGTGCCTGATTATATGGAGACTGACACTTATCTGG GTTACTCCATGGCAGTTGCCAACACGAGGGAAGGCCCACTGACAATTGTTGGTGGTCCGagatacaaacacagaggagttGTGATGACAGTTGAGGCAAGAGGACAAGTCAAAAAGATTGATCCCCATCCATGGAAG TATCAGAGCGGTGAATACTTTGGGGCAGAGGTTTGTGCCATGGATGTTGATCGTGACTCCTTCACTGACCTGGTCTTCATATCTGCCCCTATGTTCGTggacactgacagagagggaagagtTTACGTTTGTGAATTATCTGGTTTG AATGTCGATTGCCACTTATATTCTCCATCAGTATTAAGAGGGGCCGCATCTGACAAAGGAAGATTTGGCTCTTCTCTTGCCGTGCTGCCTGATCTTAACAGGGATGGTTTCAGTGATTTGGCCGTTGGAGCTCCTTTGGAGAATGACGGTCAAGGCAGCATCTACATATTTCACggcgaaggaggaggaagaatcaGTCTTTCTTATTCACAG AGAATTGCTGGCCCTGAAGTCAAGTCAGGGCTGAAGTTCTTCGGCAtgtcaatcagtcagtcatcTTTTGACCGTAGTGGGGATGGTTTGCCCGACTTAGCGGTGGGTTCAAAGGGCACAGTTGTCTTACTCAG ATCAAAGCCCATAGTGATGGTGGAAGCTAAGGTGTCATTCAGCCCAAACCAAATCTCGACTCAGAACTCAGACTGTGTAACACCTTTGAGGATCATAGCTAAAATATGCTTCACCATAACCAGACACTCTGAAGTAGAACAAG CTCGAGCAAGGATTAACTTTACTTTAACACTGGATGCCACCCGGAAGGTCCCAAACAACCGAGCTTACATCAGTGAGAAACAACGAGTGCAGACCGGATCAACGGATGTTATCTTAGGACAGCCTCCTCGGTGCGTTAATGTGAACTTCTTTGTTGAG GCTTGTCCAGAAGATGCTCTTAACCCACTCTCCAATGAGCTCAAATTCACATTTGATGGTTTGCCCTCTGACACAAATCTCAGACCAAGTCTCTCCCAGCAGGCTCAGACAACAACCATTCATCCT TTAGGGTTCGAAATCAACTGCGGCACTGACAACAAATGTGTAGACCAACTGAAAGTGGATTTCAACTTTACCAG CTCCTCAATTGTTAAAGTGGGCATTGATCAACTGTTGAATGTCACCGTCTCAGTGGAGAACACCGGGGAGGACTCTTACAACAGCCGTGTCATTGTGACATACCCATATGGACTCTCCTATAGGAAGTTTACAGCTGTGCAG GGAAGAATCGAGTGCAGCTCCCTGGACAGTGAAGATGGCTTGTCGCGAGGGAAGACAGACTGCACTGTTGACAAGCCTATTTTCAAAAGCAACACTAAG GCGATCTTCATCATCTCCTATGGGATTGAAACCAATAGTCAACTTGACAAGAGGATTTCTGTCACTGCAAATGCTACCAG TGGGAATCTGGAGCACTCCAGCTCAAGCCAATTCTACAAAATGCAAGAGATTGATGTGAAGTACAGCATTTTTGTTACAATGCAAAG TTCCCTCAGCTATACCAACTTCACTTACGGACACAATGATTTgcagaaaccattcaaacaatCAATTATG GTTGTAAATGATATCAGAGAACTGAATTTAACTGTGGTGATCAAGGTGCCAATAAAGCTCGGTGCTAAAGACATCTGGGTGGATTCCAGCAGTTTGCAG TTTCCAGACTGCCAACCAGACAAAGATGAGGGACCTCGTGTCACAGACTTTGTAGCTCAAATAAAGAAAGATAAGATAGTG GGCTGCTCTGTTGCAACGTGCAAAGTGTTCAGGTGCACCAGGTTCATGGGAAAACAGGAGACAAAAACTTACGATATCTCTGCCAACCTTAGCTCTGGATGGATAGAGCAG ATTGGACTTCAATCTGCCAAATTCATCTTGACCAGCACTGCCAGTCTGGAGTACGACAACAACCAGTACATCTACTTTTCAACATCGTCTAATAACAACCCTCCTGTTCACAAG actgaggcagaggtggaggtgtaTCCTGAACCAGACTTTACTAAAGAGATTGTTGGAGGAACCCTCGGAGGGTTGGCATTACTGGCTTTGATTACCGCAGGCCTGTATAAG GCTGGATTTTTCAAGAGTAAATACAAGCAGATGATTCAAGatgatgcagcagcagatccAGGGGTTGATGGTGATGTACCAGAACCAGAAGCATAA